Proteins from a single region of Gossypium arboreum isolate Shixiya-1 chromosome 1, ASM2569848v2, whole genome shotgun sequence:
- the LOC108482470 gene encoding syntaxin-121-like, producing MNDLFSGSFSRSRSSEFSPDHHVIQMTPQPSSTAGDGVDHLHKFFKDVDSIDGELKELEKLNGDLSSSHEQSKTLHNAKAVKELRAKMDSDLNMALQKAKLIKARLEALDRSSDTIRNMPGCGPGSSSDRTRTSVVNGLRKKLKDSMESFNRLREKISSEYRETVERRYFTVTGENPDVQTLDLLISTGESETFMQKAIQEQGRGRVLDTINEIQERHDAVKDLEKNLKELHQVFMDMAVLVQSQGEELDDIERQVNRANSYVRDGATRLQTARNYQKNTRKWTCYAIILLLVIILIIVLVIVRPW from the exons ATGAACGATCTGTTTTCAGGCTCTTTCTCTCGATCCCGAAGCTCAGAATTTTCCCCTGATCACCACGTAATCCAGATGACTCCTCAACCCTCCTCCACCGCCGGCGACGGCGTTGACCACCTCCACAAGTTCTTCAAGGACGTCGACTCCATCGACGGTGAGCTCAAAGAACTCGAGAAGCTCAACGGCGACCTCTCCTCCTCCCACGAGCAAAGCAAGACGTTGCACAACGCGAAAGCCGTGAAGGAATTGAGAGCAAAGATGGATTCCGACTTAAACATGGCGTTGCAGAAGGCCAAGCTTATTAAGGCCAGGCTCGAAGCACTTGATCGGTCCAGCGACACAATCCGGAACATGCCCGGGTGTGGACCGGGGTCATCTTCGGACCGGACGAGGACGTCGGTAGTCAACGGGTTGAGGAAGAAGTTGAAGGATTCGATGGAAAGCTTTAATAGATTGAGAGAAAAGATATCGTCTGAGTATAGAGAAACTGTTGAGAGAAGGTATTTTACGGTCACCGGCGAAAACCCAGATGTGCAGACTCTTGATCTTTTGATTTCAACAG ggGAAAGTGAGACATTTATGCAAAAAGCGATTCAAGAACAAGGGAGGGGAAGAGTTTTGGATACAATAAACGAGATTCAAGAAAGGCACGATGCTGTTAAGGACTTGGAGAAGAATCTCAAAGAACTTCACCAAGTTTTCATGGATATGGCGGTGCTGGTTCAAAGCCAAGGTGAAGAACTGGACGACATCGAGAGGCAAGTGAACCGAGCTAATTCGTACGTGAGAGACGGAGCTACCCGACTTCAAACCGCTAGAAATTATCAGAAAAATACCCGCAAATGGACTTGTTATGCTATCATACTCCTACTCGTCATCATCTTGATTATCGTGTTAGTCATCGTGAGACCTTGGTAA